The following nucleotide sequence is from Pandoraea thiooxydans.
CTTCATTCGGCTCGCCTTCGATCAACAGGCCTTGGGTGCCTGCCTCGAGCGCCATGCGCCGCGCCGCCTGCAGGATATCCCAGCGCCCCCCGTAGTTTGCCGCGATCGTCAGCGTCAGCCGCGTATTGCCCGCGGTCCTGGCTTCGGCTTCCTGCACAAGCTCTCGTATGCGGGGATCGAACGCTTCGAGCGCTCCTATCACTCGCAAGCGAATGCCGTTGCCGTCGAGCTTGTCGATCTCGCGCTCCAACGCGCTGATGAAAAGCTTCATCAGGAAGGAGACTTCTTCACCAGGACGACGCCAATTCTCGGAACTGAAAGCGAACAACGTCAGGTACTCGACGCCGCGTCGCATGCACGCCTCGACCGTGCTTCGCACGGCTTCCACGCCACGCGCATGTCCGGCCACACGAGGCAATTTACGCCGCGTCGCCCAGCGACCATTGCCATCCATCACAATGGCGATATGACGCGGCACCGCGAGAGTCTCCGGCACCGCCAGCGTCGAACTCGAATAAGCCATCAGGATGTCAGTCACCCTCCATGCAGCAGCGGTCTCAGACCGTCAGGATTTCGCTTTCTTTCTGTTGGCCAAGCTTGTCGATTTCAGCCACGAACTTGTCGGTAAGCTTCTGAACATCGTCCTGCGCACGACGCTCATCGTCTTCAGAAATTTCCTTGTCCTTGAGCAATTTCTTGAGCTGCTCGTTGGCTTCCCGACGCAGATTGCGCACCGCAACCTTGGCGCCTTCGGCTTCGCTTTTGACCACCTTGGTCATCTCGCGACGACGCTCCTCGGTCAGCGCAGGCATCGGAACTCGAATCAGATCCCCCTGCGTTGCGGGATTGAGCCCCAGATCCGACTCGCGGATGGCCTTTTCGACCGCGGCGACCATTTTCTTCTCCCATGGCTGCACGCCGATCGTGCGGCCATCGACGAGCGTGACATTGGCCACTTGTGAAATCGGTACCATCGAGCCGTAATAGTCCACCTGCACGTGGTCCAGCAACCCGGTGTGCGCCCGACCGGTACGCACCTTGGCCAGATCAGCCTTGAACGCCTCAATGGACTTCTGCATTTTTTGCTGGACATTCTGCTTTATGTCAGCAACGGTCATGAAAACCTCCGAGCCAGGGAATAGAAAAAAGAAGAATTTGCGCGAGCGCAAATTCTCGATCATATTGGAATATCAAACGTGTACGAGCGTTCCTTCGTTTTCGCCCAAAACGACATGCTTGAGCGCGCCGGGCTTGACGATGGAGAAAACGCGTATCGGCAATTTCTGATCACGGCACAGCGCAAATGCCGTGGCATCCATGACTTGCAGATTTTTTGAAATTGCCTCATCGAAACTGATTGTCGAGTACTTCACCGCGTCGGCCACTTTCTTCGGATCGGCCGAGTATACTCCGTCGACCTTGGTCGCCTTGAGCACGACCTCAGCGCCGATTTCAGAACCACGCAACGCCGCCGCGGTATCGGTGGTGAAGAACGGATTGCCCGTGCCGGCGGCGAAGATCACCACCTTGCCCTCCTCGAGCTGGCGAATGGCGCGCGGGCGAATGTAGGGCTCGACCACCTGATCCATGCGCAGCGCCGATTGGACGCGGCCTTCGATCCCCGCATGACGCATGGCGTCCTGCAGCGCCAGGGCGTTCATCATGGTCGCCAGCATCCCCATATAGTCGGCCGTCGCTCGGTCCATGCCGGCCGCACCACCCGCGACGCCGCGGAAGATGTTGCCGCCGCCGATCACGATCGCCATCTGAACACCCAGACGAACCACGTCGGCGATATCAGCGACCATGCGCTCGATCGTGGCCCGATTGATGCCGAAAGCATCATCCCCCATCAGGGCCTCACCGGAAAGCTTGAGAAGTACGCGCTTATAAGCAGTAGGCATAAGGATCCTTGCAGGGTCTAGGTGGGCACAGTGATCGAGTCTGAAACAACGTTTTTCGGAGGCGGCCCGCGCCGCCTCCGGCATGCATCACGCCTGCTTGGCGGCAGCCACTTGAGCGGCGACTTCTGCCGCGAAGTCGTCCTGCTTCTTCTCGATGCCCTCGCCCACGACGTACAGCGTGAACCCCTTCACTGCGGTATTGGCGGCCTTGAGCATCTGTTCGACGGTCTGTTTGTCATTCTTGACGAACGTTTGGTTCAGCAGCGACACTTCCTTGAGGAATTTTTGTACGCTGCCGTCGACCATCTTGGCGACGATTTCAGCCGGCTTGCCCGATTCGGCGGCCTTTTGCTCGGCGATGCTGCGCTCCTTGGCGATCAGTTCGGCCGGCACTTGCTCGGACGACAGCGAAACCGGCTTCATCGCGGCGATGTGCATCGCCACATCCTTGCCGACTTGCTCATCGGCGCCGTCGTATTCGACCATCACGCCAATGCGGGTGCCGTGCAGGTAGGAAGTCAGCTTGACCGGGCTCTCATAGCGCACGAAGCGGCGAATCGCGACGTTTTCACCGATCTTGCCGATCAAATCCTTGCGCACCTGTTCGACCGTCGAGCCTTGCAACGGCAGGGCCGACAACGCCGCCAGATCGGCCGGATTCTGCTTGACCACCAGTTCAGCCACGGTCTTGCCGAACGCCAGGAAATCGTCGTTCTTGGCGACGAAGTCGGTTTCGCAGTTCAACTCGACCAAAGCGCCCAGACTGCCTGCGCCCTGGCTTTCGATGCATGCGGCCACGATACCCTCGGCCGTCACCCGGCTGGCAGCCTTGCTGGCCTTGTTGCCCAATTTAACGCGCAGAATCTCTTCGGCCTTGTCCATGTCGCCGTCGGCTTCCGTGAGCGCCTTCTTGCATTCCATCATCGGCGCGTCGGTCTTGCCACGCAGTTCGGCCACCATGCTTGCAGTAATTGCCGCCATATGTCACTCCTGAAAATCAAAATCTGTCGAACACGCCCTACCCGTCTCGGGCGGCTGCCTGGCCGCTGCGCCACGGTTCAGCCTCGGCTGCTCAAACGCTTACTTCAAAAAAAAGGGGCTCAACCGCGGCCCCTTTGTGGTTTGCCTGCGCGAGAAATTACGCCTCGTCGCTAACTTCGACAAATTCGTCGCTGCCGTCGCCGCGCACCGCTTCCACGACCTCGTTGACCGCGTTGGCGCGCCCTTCGAGAATCGCGTCGGCCACGCCGCGCGCGTACAGCGCTACCGCCTTGCTCGAGTCATCGTTACCCGGAATGATGTAATCGACACCTTCGGGCGAGTGGTTGGTATCGACCACCGCGATCACCGGCACGCCCAGCTTGACGGCTTCGGTGATGGCAATCTTGTGGTAGCCCACGTCGATCACGAAAATCGCGTCGGGAATACCACCCATGTCCTTGACGCCGCCAATCGATTTCTCCAGCTTGGCCATCTCGCGCTGGAACATGAGGCTTTCCTTCTTGCTCATGCGCTCCGTTTCGCCCGCAGCGAGCGCGGCTTCCATGTCCTTGAGCTTTTTGATGGAAGATTTCAGGGTCTTGAAGTTGGTCAGCATGCCGCCCAGCCAGCGGCTGTTGACGTAAGGCATGCCGGCGCGCGCGGCTTCTTCGCCGATGGTTTCGCGCGATTGGCGTTTGGTGCCGACGAACAGGATGGTGCCGCGATTGGCTGCCAATTGACGCACGTACTTCAGCGCGTCCTGGTACATCGGCAGCGTTTTTTCCAGATTGATGATGTGGATCTTGTTGCGATGGCCGAAGATATACGGAGCCATCTTGGGATTCCAGAAACGGGTCTGGTGGCCGAAGTGGACACCCGCCTCCAGCATTTCACGCATCGTTGCGGACATAAAATTCTCCAAAAGGGTTGGGTCTTAAACCGAGTGCCGCATTCCCGGCGCAGCCTTTCTCAAAGGCCTGCGCAACGGAAACACCCTGGATGCATCGGTTTGCGCGCTAACAACATTCACTACCAAGTACGGCTTCATTCGCCGCCGCGACGACCGCGGCAATCCTGCTCGAATTGCACTATCCCGGAAAACCCTAAGACAGAACCCGACTTAGCCCGAGATTATAGCATCCGCACATCCGCGTGCTCAAGCCGCGCGATCGAGCGCCGAATCGGCGCACCGCCCGGCGCCCCAGCTCAAATATCGTGGGCAACGGCTGACGCCACTTGGTGCGATAATGGTTCATATTTCCGTTTTTTTGCGCAAAGCCATGGCCATTACCCTGAAAACCGCTCACGATATCGAAAAAATGCGTGTCGCCTGTCGCTTGGCGAGTGAGGTACTGGATTTCATTACCCCCCACGTCAAAGCCGGCGTGAGCACGGGCGAGCTCGACCGGCTGTGCCTCGAGTACATGGAGCAGGAGCAGCACACCGTTTCCGCCTGCCTGAATTACCAGCCGCCCGGCTATCCCCCCTATCCGGCGGCCACCTGCATCTCCGTGAACGATGTGATCTGTCACGGCATCCCTGGCGACAAGGTCATCAAGAACGGCGATATTCTCAATATAGACATTACCGTCATCAAGGACGGCTATTTCGGCGACACCAGCCGGATGTTCATCGTCGGCGAAGGCTCGATCCTGGCAAAGCGCCTGGTAAATGTCACTTACGAATGCATGTGGCTGGGCATCGAGCAGGTACGGCCCGGCGCGCATCTGGGCGACATCGGCCATGTCATTCAACGCCACGCCGAGGCACAAGGCTTCAGCGTTGTGCGCGAATATTGCGGACACGGCATTGGCCAGGTATTCCACGAAGATCCGCAGGTCGTACATTACGGACGTCCGGGCACCGGCCTGGAGATCCAGCCTGGCATGATCTTCACCATTGAACCGATGATCAACGCCGGCAAGCGGGACATTCGGACCATGCCCGACCAATGGACGGTCAAGACACGCGACCGCAGTCTCTCCGCCCAATGGGAGCACACCATTCTCGTCACCGGAACCGGGCATGAGGTCCTGACCGTCTCCGCCGGCACCCCAGCCCGCCCCTCCAGCGTCCTGGAAGCGGTCGCCTCGTAAAACACCCATTGCGCGGCGCCCGGCAAGCGGTTGAGATTGTTCGGGCGCCCCGCACAGTGCGCGTCCGGTGACGATTTGATGCGATAATTCGAACGGTTCCGCGCGCGCCATGCATTCGTGCAGGCGCTGT
It contains:
- the uppS gene encoding polyprenyl diphosphate synthase, which translates into the protein MAYSSSTLAVPETLAVPRHIAIVMDGNGRWATRRKLPRVAGHARGVEAVRSTVEACMRRGVEYLTLFAFSSENWRRPGEEVSFLMKLFISALEREIDKLDGNGIRLRVIGALEAFDPRIRELVQEAEARTAGNTRLTLTIAANYGGRWDILQAARRMALEAGTQGLLIEGEPNEEMLARHLSMAYAPEPDLFVRTGGEQRISNFLLWQLAYTELYFTDTYWPDFDAAALDEAIASYQLRERRFGRTSAQTKKNSGKTR
- the frr gene encoding ribosome recycling factor; this encodes MTVADIKQNVQQKMQKSIEAFKADLAKVRTGRAHTGLLDHVQVDYYGSMVPISQVANVTLVDGRTIGVQPWEKKMVAAVEKAIRESDLGLNPATQGDLIRVPMPALTEERRREMTKVVKSEAEGAKVAVRNLRREANEQLKKLLKDKEISEDDERRAQDDVQKLTDKFVAEIDKLGQQKESEILTV
- the pyrH gene encoding UMP kinase, which produces MPTAYKRVLLKLSGEALMGDDAFGINRATIERMVADIADVVRLGVQMAIVIGGGNIFRGVAGGAAGMDRATADYMGMLATMMNALALQDAMRHAGIEGRVQSALRMDQVVEPYIRPRAIRQLEEGKVVIFAAGTGNPFFTTDTAAALRGSEIGAEVVLKATKVDGVYSADPKKVADAVKYSTISFDEAISKNLQVMDATAFALCRDQKLPIRVFSIVKPGALKHVVLGENEGTLVHV
- the tsf gene encoding translation elongation factor Ts, which codes for MAAITASMVAELRGKTDAPMMECKKALTEADGDMDKAEEILRVKLGNKASKAASRVTAEGIVAACIESQGAGSLGALVELNCETDFVAKNDDFLAFGKTVAELVVKQNPADLAALSALPLQGSTVEQVRKDLIGKIGENVAIRRFVRYESPVKLTSYLHGTRIGVMVEYDGADEQVGKDVAMHIAAMKPVSLSSEQVPAELIAKERSIAEQKAAESGKPAEIVAKMVDGSVQKFLKEVSLLNQTFVKNDKQTVEQMLKAANTAVKGFTLYVVGEGIEKKQDDFAAEVAAQVAAAKQA
- the rpsB gene encoding 30S ribosomal protein S2; translated protein: MSATMREMLEAGVHFGHQTRFWNPKMAPYIFGHRNKIHIINLEKTLPMYQDALKYVRQLAANRGTILFVGTKRQSRETIGEEAARAGMPYVNSRWLGGMLTNFKTLKSSIKKLKDMEAALAAGETERMSKKESLMFQREMAKLEKSIGGVKDMGGIPDAIFVIDVGYHKIAITEAVKLGVPVIAVVDTNHSPEGVDYIIPGNDDSSKAVALYARGVADAILEGRANAVNEVVEAVRGDGSDEFVEVSDEA
- the map gene encoding type I methionyl aminopeptidase; this encodes MAITLKTAHDIEKMRVACRLASEVLDFITPHVKAGVSTGELDRLCLEYMEQEQHTVSACLNYQPPGYPPYPAATCISVNDVICHGIPGDKVIKNGDILNIDITVIKDGYFGDTSRMFIVGEGSILAKRLVNVTYECMWLGIEQVRPGAHLGDIGHVIQRHAEAQGFSVVREYCGHGIGQVFHEDPQVVHYGRPGTGLEIQPGMIFTIEPMINAGKRDIRTMPDQWTVKTRDRSLSAQWEHTILVTGTGHEVLTVSAGTPARPSSVLEAVAS